In Agelaius phoeniceus isolate bAgePho1 chromosome 18, bAgePho1.hap1, whole genome shotgun sequence, one genomic interval encodes:
- the PRODH gene encoding proline dehydrogenase 1, mitochondrial isoform X7, producing the protein MGGAEKREKQYRVHQGFGDHHGGVTGAHTYFYADEAKCDQHMETFLRCIDASSGSSEEGFSAIKLTALARPQFLVRFSEVLVKWRRFFHQMAAEEGQAGRAVLDTKLQVEKLQEALANLGIASKAESQQWFTGENLGTSGTVDLLDWNSLFDSRTKLSRPLLIPNRKTGQLEPLLSRFSKDEELQMKRVLQRMDVLARRAMEKGVRLMVDAEQSYFQPAISRLTVETQRRFNRSQPLIYNTYQCYLREAYNNVTGDVELSRREGWHFGSKLVRGAYMEQERERAAQMGYEDPINPTYEKTNEMYHRCLDYVLEEIKQRRKASVMVATHNEDTVKFTLRRMMELGIHPSDKKVCFGQLLGMCDQITFPLASSASPASYASWQHLLREQLISLPCPGLHGWKRSSQAALPASQEKEKLSLWKPKNHTKADISSHKAPGQRR; encoded by the exons ATGGGAG GagcagaaaaaagggagaagcaATACCGAGTGcatcagggatttggggatcaCCATGGTGGAGTCACTGGGGCCCACACCTATTTCTATGCAGATGAGGCCAAGTGTGACCAGCACATGGAGACTTTCCTCCGCTGTATTGATGCCTCAA GTGGCAGCTCAGAGGAGGGGTTCTCTGCCATCAAGCTGACAGCGCTGGCCAGACCCCAGTTCCTG gtgcGTTTCTCAGAGGTGCTAGTGAAGTGGCGGAGGTTCTTCCACCAAATGGCTGCAGAGGAGGGCCAGGCCGGGCGGGCAGTGCTGGACACAAAGCTGCAGGTGGAGAAGCTGCAG GAGGCACTGGCTAACCTCGGCATTGCAAGCAAGGCAGAGAGTCAGCAGTGGTTCACAGGCGAGAACCTGGGCACGAGTGG cactgtggaCCTGCTGGACTGGAACAGCCTGTTTGACAGCCGCACCAAGCTCTCCAGGCCTCTGCTCATCCCCAACAGGAAG ActgggcagctggagcctctgCTGTCACGCTTCAGCAAGGACGAGGAACTGCAGATGAAGAGGGTGCTGCAACGCATGGATGTCCTCGCAAGG AGAGCCATGGAGAAGGGCGTGAGGCTGATGGTAGACGCGGAGCAGAGCTACTTCCAGCCGGCCATCAGCCGCCTCACGGTGGAGACGCAGCGTCGCTTCAACAGGAGCCAGCCCCTCATCTACAACACCTACCAGTGCTACCTGAGG GAGGCTTACAACAACGTGACAGGGGACGTGGAGCTGTCCCGCCGGGAGGGCTGGCACTTCGGCTCCAAGCTGGTGCGTGGTGCCTAcatggagcaggagagggagagggcaGCTCAGATGGGCTACGAGGATCCCATCAACCCAACCTATGAGAAGACCAACGAGATGTACCACAG GTGCCTGGACTATGTCCTGGAGGAGATCAAGCAAAGGCGGAAAGCCAGTGTGATGGTGGCGACTCACAATGAGGACACTGTGAAGTTCACCCTGCGCAG GATGATGGAGCTGGGGATCCATCCCTCGGACAAGAAGGTGTGCTTTGGGCAGCTGCTGGGCATGTGTGACCAGATCACCTTCCCCCTGG catcctcagcttctccagCCTCTTATGCCAGCTGGCAGCATCTTCTGAGGGAACAGCttatctccctgccctgccctgggttACACGGGTGGAAACGGAGCAGTCAAGCTGCATTGCCTGCTAGCCAAGAGAAAGAGAAGTTAAGTTTATGGAAGCCAAAAAACCATACAAAAGCTGACATATCCTCGCACAAAGCACCAGGACAGCGAAGGTGA
- the PRODH gene encoding proline dehydrogenase 1, mitochondrial isoform X5, with the protein MLRAVPCPQDPCVPSCHSSIQLQLFPVPCHQLQRELPSSKGFVDKSHCRVYDLSSFLSSTLCTRGEKAAFPALSSRTSAAEKEMGGAEKREKQYRVHQGFGDHHGGVTGAHTYFYADEAKCDQHMETFLRCIDASSGSSEEGFSAIKLTALARPQFLVRFSEVLVKWRRFFHQMAAEEGQAGRAVLDTKLQVEKLQEALANLGIASKAESQQWFTGENLGTSGTVDLLDWNSLFDSRTKLSRPLLIPNRKTGQLEPLLSRFSKDEELQMKRVLQRMDVLARRAMEKGVRLMVDAEQSYFQPAISRLTVETQRRFNRSQPLIYNTYQCYLREAYNNVTGDVELSRREGWHFGSKLVRGAYMEQERERAAQMGYEDPINPTYEKTNEMYHRCLDYVLEEIKQRRKASVMVATHNEDTVKFTLRRMMELGIHPSDKKVCFGQLLGMCDQITFPLASSASPASYASWQHLLREQLISLPCPGLHGWKRSSQAALPASQEKEKLSLWKPKNHTKADISSHKAPGQRR; encoded by the exons ATGCTCAGAGCTGTTCCCTGTCCACAGGACCCATGTGTGCCCTCATGTCACAGCAGTattcagctgcagctgttccCTGTGCCATGCCACCAGCTCCAAAGGGAGCTTCCATCTAGCAAGGGCTTTGTTGACAAATCCCATTGCCGAGTGTATGAtctctcctccttcctttcctccacCCTCTGTACTCGGGGAGAGAAAgctgctttccctgccctcAG CTCCCGCACCTCTGCAGCCGAGAAGGAGATGGGAG GagcagaaaaaagggagaagcaATACCGAGTGcatcagggatttggggatcaCCATGGTGGAGTCACTGGGGCCCACACCTATTTCTATGCAGATGAGGCCAAGTGTGACCAGCACATGGAGACTTTCCTCCGCTGTATTGATGCCTCAA GTGGCAGCTCAGAGGAGGGGTTCTCTGCCATCAAGCTGACAGCGCTGGCCAGACCCCAGTTCCTG gtgcGTTTCTCAGAGGTGCTAGTGAAGTGGCGGAGGTTCTTCCACCAAATGGCTGCAGAGGAGGGCCAGGCCGGGCGGGCAGTGCTGGACACAAAGCTGCAGGTGGAGAAGCTGCAG GAGGCACTGGCTAACCTCGGCATTGCAAGCAAGGCAGAGAGTCAGCAGTGGTTCACAGGCGAGAACCTGGGCACGAGTGG cactgtggaCCTGCTGGACTGGAACAGCCTGTTTGACAGCCGCACCAAGCTCTCCAGGCCTCTGCTCATCCCCAACAGGAAG ActgggcagctggagcctctgCTGTCACGCTTCAGCAAGGACGAGGAACTGCAGATGAAGAGGGTGCTGCAACGCATGGATGTCCTCGCAAGG AGAGCCATGGAGAAGGGCGTGAGGCTGATGGTAGACGCGGAGCAGAGCTACTTCCAGCCGGCCATCAGCCGCCTCACGGTGGAGACGCAGCGTCGCTTCAACAGGAGCCAGCCCCTCATCTACAACACCTACCAGTGCTACCTGAGG GAGGCTTACAACAACGTGACAGGGGACGTGGAGCTGTCCCGCCGGGAGGGCTGGCACTTCGGCTCCAAGCTGGTGCGTGGTGCCTAcatggagcaggagagggagagggcaGCTCAGATGGGCTACGAGGATCCCATCAACCCAACCTATGAGAAGACCAACGAGATGTACCACAG GTGCCTGGACTATGTCCTGGAGGAGATCAAGCAAAGGCGGAAAGCCAGTGTGATGGTGGCGACTCACAATGAGGACACTGTGAAGTTCACCCTGCGCAG GATGATGGAGCTGGGGATCCATCCCTCGGACAAGAAGGTGTGCTTTGGGCAGCTGCTGGGCATGTGTGACCAGATCACCTTCCCCCTGG catcctcagcttctccagCCTCTTATGCCAGCTGGCAGCATCTTCTGAGGGAACAGCttatctccctgccctgccctgggttACACGGGTGGAAACGGAGCAGTCAAGCTGCATTGCCTGCTAGCCAAGAGAAAGAGAAGTTAAGTTTATGGAAGCCAAAAAACCATACAAAAGCTGACATATCCTCGCACAAAGCACCAGGACAGCGAAGGTGA
- the PRODH gene encoding proline dehydrogenase 1, mitochondrial isoform X1 encodes MKMTFYGQFVAGEDQEAIKPLLRRNQAFGVGAVLDYSVEEDLGDGRSRTSAAEKEMGGAEKREKQYRVHQGFGDHHGGVTGAHTYFYADEAKCDQHMETFLRCIDASSGSSEEGFSAIKLTALARPQFLVRFSEVLVKWRRFFHQMAAEEGQAGRAVLDTKLQVEKLQEALANLGIASKAESQQWFTGENLGTSGTVDLLDWNSLFDSRTKLSRPLLIPNRKTGQLEPLLSRFSKDEELQMKRVLQRMDVLARRAMEKGVRLMVDAEQSYFQPAISRLTVETQRRFNRSQPLIYNTYQCYLREAYNNVTGDVELSRREGWHFGSKLVRGAYMEQERERAAQMGYEDPINPTYEKTNEMYHRCLDYVLEEIKQRRKASVMVATHNEDTVKFTLRRMMELGIHPSDKKVCFGQLLGMCDQITFPLASSASPASYASWQHLLREQLISLPCPGLHGWKRSSQAALPASQEKEKLSLWKPKNHTKADISSHKAPGQRR; translated from the exons CTCCCGCACCTCTGCAGCCGAGAAGGAGATGGGAG GagcagaaaaaagggagaagcaATACCGAGTGcatcagggatttggggatcaCCATGGTGGAGTCACTGGGGCCCACACCTATTTCTATGCAGATGAGGCCAAGTGTGACCAGCACATGGAGACTTTCCTCCGCTGTATTGATGCCTCAA GTGGCAGCTCAGAGGAGGGGTTCTCTGCCATCAAGCTGACAGCGCTGGCCAGACCCCAGTTCCTG gtgcGTTTCTCAGAGGTGCTAGTGAAGTGGCGGAGGTTCTTCCACCAAATGGCTGCAGAGGAGGGCCAGGCCGGGCGGGCAGTGCTGGACACAAAGCTGCAGGTGGAGAAGCTGCAG GAGGCACTGGCTAACCTCGGCATTGCAAGCAAGGCAGAGAGTCAGCAGTGGTTCACAGGCGAGAACCTGGGCACGAGTGG cactgtggaCCTGCTGGACTGGAACAGCCTGTTTGACAGCCGCACCAAGCTCTCCAGGCCTCTGCTCATCCCCAACAGGAAG ActgggcagctggagcctctgCTGTCACGCTTCAGCAAGGACGAGGAACTGCAGATGAAGAGGGTGCTGCAACGCATGGATGTCCTCGCAAGG AGAGCCATGGAGAAGGGCGTGAGGCTGATGGTAGACGCGGAGCAGAGCTACTTCCAGCCGGCCATCAGCCGCCTCACGGTGGAGACGCAGCGTCGCTTCAACAGGAGCCAGCCCCTCATCTACAACACCTACCAGTGCTACCTGAGG GAGGCTTACAACAACGTGACAGGGGACGTGGAGCTGTCCCGCCGGGAGGGCTGGCACTTCGGCTCCAAGCTGGTGCGTGGTGCCTAcatggagcaggagagggagagggcaGCTCAGATGGGCTACGAGGATCCCATCAACCCAACCTATGAGAAGACCAACGAGATGTACCACAG GTGCCTGGACTATGTCCTGGAGGAGATCAAGCAAAGGCGGAAAGCCAGTGTGATGGTGGCGACTCACAATGAGGACACTGTGAAGTTCACCCTGCGCAG GATGATGGAGCTGGGGATCCATCCCTCGGACAAGAAGGTGTGCTTTGGGCAGCTGCTGGGCATGTGTGACCAGATCACCTTCCCCCTGG catcctcagcttctccagCCTCTTATGCCAGCTGGCAGCATCTTCTGAGGGAACAGCttatctccctgccctgccctgggttACACGGGTGGAAACGGAGCAGTCAAGCTGCATTGCCTGCTAGCCAAGAGAAAGAGAAGTTAAGTTTATGGAAGCCAAAAAACCATACAAAAGCTGACATATCCTCGCACAAAGCACCAGGACAGCGAAGGTGA
- the PRODH gene encoding proline dehydrogenase 1, mitochondrial isoform X8 produces MGDEAKCDQHMETFLRCIDASSGSSEEGFSAIKLTALARPQFLVRFSEVLVKWRRFFHQMAAEEGQAGRAVLDTKLQVEKLQEALANLGIASKAESQQWFTGENLGTSGTVDLLDWNSLFDSRTKLSRPLLIPNRKTGQLEPLLSRFSKDEELQMKRVLQRMDVLARRAMEKGVRLMVDAEQSYFQPAISRLTVETQRRFNRSQPLIYNTYQCYLREAYNNVTGDVELSRREGWHFGSKLVRGAYMEQERERAAQMGYEDPINPTYEKTNEMYHRCLDYVLEEIKQRRKASVMVATHNEDTVKFTLRRMMELGIHPSDKKVCFGQLLGMCDQITFPLASSASPASYASWQHLLREQLISLPCPGLHGWKRSSQAALPASQEKEKLSLWKPKNHTKADISSHKAPGQRR; encoded by the exons ATGGGAG ATGAGGCCAAGTGTGACCAGCACATGGAGACTTTCCTCCGCTGTATTGATGCCTCAA GTGGCAGCTCAGAGGAGGGGTTCTCTGCCATCAAGCTGACAGCGCTGGCCAGACCCCAGTTCCTG gtgcGTTTCTCAGAGGTGCTAGTGAAGTGGCGGAGGTTCTTCCACCAAATGGCTGCAGAGGAGGGCCAGGCCGGGCGGGCAGTGCTGGACACAAAGCTGCAGGTGGAGAAGCTGCAG GAGGCACTGGCTAACCTCGGCATTGCAAGCAAGGCAGAGAGTCAGCAGTGGTTCACAGGCGAGAACCTGGGCACGAGTGG cactgtggaCCTGCTGGACTGGAACAGCCTGTTTGACAGCCGCACCAAGCTCTCCAGGCCTCTGCTCATCCCCAACAGGAAG ActgggcagctggagcctctgCTGTCACGCTTCAGCAAGGACGAGGAACTGCAGATGAAGAGGGTGCTGCAACGCATGGATGTCCTCGCAAGG AGAGCCATGGAGAAGGGCGTGAGGCTGATGGTAGACGCGGAGCAGAGCTACTTCCAGCCGGCCATCAGCCGCCTCACGGTGGAGACGCAGCGTCGCTTCAACAGGAGCCAGCCCCTCATCTACAACACCTACCAGTGCTACCTGAGG GAGGCTTACAACAACGTGACAGGGGACGTGGAGCTGTCCCGCCGGGAGGGCTGGCACTTCGGCTCCAAGCTGGTGCGTGGTGCCTAcatggagcaggagagggagagggcaGCTCAGATGGGCTACGAGGATCCCATCAACCCAACCTATGAGAAGACCAACGAGATGTACCACAG GTGCCTGGACTATGTCCTGGAGGAGATCAAGCAAAGGCGGAAAGCCAGTGTGATGGTGGCGACTCACAATGAGGACACTGTGAAGTTCACCCTGCGCAG GATGATGGAGCTGGGGATCCATCCCTCGGACAAGAAGGTGTGCTTTGGGCAGCTGCTGGGCATGTGTGACCAGATCACCTTCCCCCTGG catcctcagcttctccagCCTCTTATGCCAGCTGGCAGCATCTTCTGAGGGAACAGCttatctccctgccctgccctgggttACACGGGTGGAAACGGAGCAGTCAAGCTGCATTGCCTGCTAGCCAAGAGAAAGAGAAGTTAAGTTTATGGAAGCCAAAAAACCATACAAAAGCTGACATATCCTCGCACAAAGCACCAGGACAGCGAAGGTGA
- the PRODH gene encoding proline dehydrogenase 1, mitochondrial isoform X2 encodes MKMTFYGQFVAGEDQEAIKPLLRRNQAFGVGAVLDYSVEEDLGDGRSRTSAAEKEMGGAEKREKQYRVHQGFGDHHGGVTGAHTYFYADEAKCDQHMETFLRCIDASSGSSEEGFSAIKLTALARPQFLVRFSEVLVKWRRFFHQMAAEEGQAGRAVLDTKLQVEKLQEALANLGIASKAESQQWFTGENLGTSGTVDLLDWNSLFDSRTKLSRPLLIPNRKTGQLEPLLSRFSKDEELQMKRVLQRMDVLARRAMEKGVRLMVDAEQSYFQPAISRLTVETQRRFNRSQPLIYNTYQCYLREAYNNVTGDVELSRREGWHFGSKLVRGAYMEQERERAAQMGYEDPINPTYEKTNEMYHRCLDYVLEEIKQRRKASVMVATHNEDTVKFTLRRMMELGIHPSDKKVCFGQLLGMCDQITFPLGQAGFPVYKYVPYGPVNEVLPYLSRRAQENRGFMQRANRERDLLWKEVKRRLLSGNLFSP; translated from the exons CTCCCGCACCTCTGCAGCCGAGAAGGAGATGGGAG GagcagaaaaaagggagaagcaATACCGAGTGcatcagggatttggggatcaCCATGGTGGAGTCACTGGGGCCCACACCTATTTCTATGCAGATGAGGCCAAGTGTGACCAGCACATGGAGACTTTCCTCCGCTGTATTGATGCCTCAA GTGGCAGCTCAGAGGAGGGGTTCTCTGCCATCAAGCTGACAGCGCTGGCCAGACCCCAGTTCCTG gtgcGTTTCTCAGAGGTGCTAGTGAAGTGGCGGAGGTTCTTCCACCAAATGGCTGCAGAGGAGGGCCAGGCCGGGCGGGCAGTGCTGGACACAAAGCTGCAGGTGGAGAAGCTGCAG GAGGCACTGGCTAACCTCGGCATTGCAAGCAAGGCAGAGAGTCAGCAGTGGTTCACAGGCGAGAACCTGGGCACGAGTGG cactgtggaCCTGCTGGACTGGAACAGCCTGTTTGACAGCCGCACCAAGCTCTCCAGGCCTCTGCTCATCCCCAACAGGAAG ActgggcagctggagcctctgCTGTCACGCTTCAGCAAGGACGAGGAACTGCAGATGAAGAGGGTGCTGCAACGCATGGATGTCCTCGCAAGG AGAGCCATGGAGAAGGGCGTGAGGCTGATGGTAGACGCGGAGCAGAGCTACTTCCAGCCGGCCATCAGCCGCCTCACGGTGGAGACGCAGCGTCGCTTCAACAGGAGCCAGCCCCTCATCTACAACACCTACCAGTGCTACCTGAGG GAGGCTTACAACAACGTGACAGGGGACGTGGAGCTGTCCCGCCGGGAGGGCTGGCACTTCGGCTCCAAGCTGGTGCGTGGTGCCTAcatggagcaggagagggagagggcaGCTCAGATGGGCTACGAGGATCCCATCAACCCAACCTATGAGAAGACCAACGAGATGTACCACAG GTGCCTGGACTATGTCCTGGAGGAGATCAAGCAAAGGCGGAAAGCCAGTGTGATGGTGGCGACTCACAATGAGGACACTGTGAAGTTCACCCTGCGCAG GATGATGGAGCTGGGGATCCATCCCTCGGACAAGAAGGTGTGCTTTGGGCAGCTGCTGGGCATGTGTGACCAGATCACCTTCCCCCTGG GCCAGGCTGGTTTCCCGGTGTACAAGTACGTGCCCTACGGGCCGGTGAACGAGGTGCTGCCCTACCTGTCCCGCCGGGCCCAGGAGAACCGGGGCTTCATGCAGCGGGCGAACCGCGAGCGGGACCTGCTATGGAAAGAGGTCAAGAGGCGCCTCCTCTCAGGAAACCTCTTCAGCCCctga
- the PRODH gene encoding proline dehydrogenase 1, mitochondrial isoform X6 has translation MLRAVPCPQDPCVPSCHSSIQLQLFPVPCHQLQRELPSSKGFVDKSHCRVYDLSSFLSSTLCTRGEKAAFPALSSRTSAAEKEMGDEAKCDQHMETFLRCIDASSGSSEEGFSAIKLTALARPQFLVRFSEVLVKWRRFFHQMAAEEGQAGRAVLDTKLQVEKLQEALANLGIASKAESQQWFTGENLGTSGTVDLLDWNSLFDSRTKLSRPLLIPNRKTGQLEPLLSRFSKDEELQMKRVLQRMDVLARRAMEKGVRLMVDAEQSYFQPAISRLTVETQRRFNRSQPLIYNTYQCYLREAYNNVTGDVELSRREGWHFGSKLVRGAYMEQERERAAQMGYEDPINPTYEKTNEMYHRCLDYVLEEIKQRRKASVMVATHNEDTVKFTLRRMMELGIHPSDKKVCFGQLLGMCDQITFPLASSASPASYASWQHLLREQLISLPCPGLHGWKRSSQAALPASQEKEKLSLWKPKNHTKADISSHKAPGQRR, from the exons ATGCTCAGAGCTGTTCCCTGTCCACAGGACCCATGTGTGCCCTCATGTCACAGCAGTattcagctgcagctgttccCTGTGCCATGCCACCAGCTCCAAAGGGAGCTTCCATCTAGCAAGGGCTTTGTTGACAAATCCCATTGCCGAGTGTATGAtctctcctccttcctttcctccacCCTCTGTACTCGGGGAGAGAAAgctgctttccctgccctcAG CTCCCGCACCTCTGCAGCCGAGAAGGAGATGGGAG ATGAGGCCAAGTGTGACCAGCACATGGAGACTTTCCTCCGCTGTATTGATGCCTCAA GTGGCAGCTCAGAGGAGGGGTTCTCTGCCATCAAGCTGACAGCGCTGGCCAGACCCCAGTTCCTG gtgcGTTTCTCAGAGGTGCTAGTGAAGTGGCGGAGGTTCTTCCACCAAATGGCTGCAGAGGAGGGCCAGGCCGGGCGGGCAGTGCTGGACACAAAGCTGCAGGTGGAGAAGCTGCAG GAGGCACTGGCTAACCTCGGCATTGCAAGCAAGGCAGAGAGTCAGCAGTGGTTCACAGGCGAGAACCTGGGCACGAGTGG cactgtggaCCTGCTGGACTGGAACAGCCTGTTTGACAGCCGCACCAAGCTCTCCAGGCCTCTGCTCATCCCCAACAGGAAG ActgggcagctggagcctctgCTGTCACGCTTCAGCAAGGACGAGGAACTGCAGATGAAGAGGGTGCTGCAACGCATGGATGTCCTCGCAAGG AGAGCCATGGAGAAGGGCGTGAGGCTGATGGTAGACGCGGAGCAGAGCTACTTCCAGCCGGCCATCAGCCGCCTCACGGTGGAGACGCAGCGTCGCTTCAACAGGAGCCAGCCCCTCATCTACAACACCTACCAGTGCTACCTGAGG GAGGCTTACAACAACGTGACAGGGGACGTGGAGCTGTCCCGCCGGGAGGGCTGGCACTTCGGCTCCAAGCTGGTGCGTGGTGCCTAcatggagcaggagagggagagggcaGCTCAGATGGGCTACGAGGATCCCATCAACCCAACCTATGAGAAGACCAACGAGATGTACCACAG GTGCCTGGACTATGTCCTGGAGGAGATCAAGCAAAGGCGGAAAGCCAGTGTGATGGTGGCGACTCACAATGAGGACACTGTGAAGTTCACCCTGCGCAG GATGATGGAGCTGGGGATCCATCCCTCGGACAAGAAGGTGTGCTTTGGGCAGCTGCTGGGCATGTGTGACCAGATCACCTTCCCCCTGG catcctcagcttctccagCCTCTTATGCCAGCTGGCAGCATCTTCTGAGGGAACAGCttatctccctgccctgccctgggttACACGGGTGGAAACGGAGCAGTCAAGCTGCATTGCCTGCTAGCCAAGAGAAAGAGAAGTTAAGTTTATGGAAGCCAAAAAACCATACAAAAGCTGACATATCCTCGCACAAAGCACCAGGACAGCGAAGGTGA
- the PRODH gene encoding proline dehydrogenase 1, mitochondrial isoform X9, whose product METFLRCIDASSGSSEEGFSAIKLTALARPQFLVRFSEVLVKWRRFFHQMAAEEGQAGRAVLDTKLQVEKLQEALANLGIASKAESQQWFTGENLGTSGTVDLLDWNSLFDSRTKLSRPLLIPNRKTGQLEPLLSRFSKDEELQMKRVLQRMDVLARRAMEKGVRLMVDAEQSYFQPAISRLTVETQRRFNRSQPLIYNTYQCYLREAYNNVTGDVELSRREGWHFGSKLVRGAYMEQERERAAQMGYEDPINPTYEKTNEMYHRCLDYVLEEIKQRRKASVMVATHNEDTVKFTLRRMMELGIHPSDKKVCFGQLLGMCDQITFPLASSASPASYASWQHLLREQLISLPCPGLHGWKRSSQAALPASQEKEKLSLWKPKNHTKADISSHKAPGQRR is encoded by the exons ATGGAGACTTTCCTCCGCTGTATTGATGCCTCAA GTGGCAGCTCAGAGGAGGGGTTCTCTGCCATCAAGCTGACAGCGCTGGCCAGACCCCAGTTCCTG gtgcGTTTCTCAGAGGTGCTAGTGAAGTGGCGGAGGTTCTTCCACCAAATGGCTGCAGAGGAGGGCCAGGCCGGGCGGGCAGTGCTGGACACAAAGCTGCAGGTGGAGAAGCTGCAG GAGGCACTGGCTAACCTCGGCATTGCAAGCAAGGCAGAGAGTCAGCAGTGGTTCACAGGCGAGAACCTGGGCACGAGTGG cactgtggaCCTGCTGGACTGGAACAGCCTGTTTGACAGCCGCACCAAGCTCTCCAGGCCTCTGCTCATCCCCAACAGGAAG ActgggcagctggagcctctgCTGTCACGCTTCAGCAAGGACGAGGAACTGCAGATGAAGAGGGTGCTGCAACGCATGGATGTCCTCGCAAGG AGAGCCATGGAGAAGGGCGTGAGGCTGATGGTAGACGCGGAGCAGAGCTACTTCCAGCCGGCCATCAGCCGCCTCACGGTGGAGACGCAGCGTCGCTTCAACAGGAGCCAGCCCCTCATCTACAACACCTACCAGTGCTACCTGAGG GAGGCTTACAACAACGTGACAGGGGACGTGGAGCTGTCCCGCCGGGAGGGCTGGCACTTCGGCTCCAAGCTGGTGCGTGGTGCCTAcatggagcaggagagggagagggcaGCTCAGATGGGCTACGAGGATCCCATCAACCCAACCTATGAGAAGACCAACGAGATGTACCACAG GTGCCTGGACTATGTCCTGGAGGAGATCAAGCAAAGGCGGAAAGCCAGTGTGATGGTGGCGACTCACAATGAGGACACTGTGAAGTTCACCCTGCGCAG GATGATGGAGCTGGGGATCCATCCCTCGGACAAGAAGGTGTGCTTTGGGCAGCTGCTGGGCATGTGTGACCAGATCACCTTCCCCCTGG catcctcagcttctccagCCTCTTATGCCAGCTGGCAGCATCTTCTGAGGGAACAGCttatctccctgccctgccctgggttACACGGGTGGAAACGGAGCAGTCAAGCTGCATTGCCTGCTAGCCAAGAGAAAGAGAAGTTAAGTTTATGGAAGCCAAAAAACCATACAAAAGCTGACATATCCTCGCACAAAGCACCAGGACAGCGAAGGTGA